In Myxococcus stipitatus, the DNA window CCGCGAAGTCCTCCTCGAAGAAGCCCTCGCTCCTGTCGCGCCTGGCGCGCAAGCGGAAGTCGGGCAAGGAGCAGGCCCAGAAGCTCGTCTCCATCCCGGCGGACATGGTGTTGGCGCCGCAGGTGGAGGCGCCTCGGCATCCCACTGGAAAGGACCAGTCGCGCAGGCGCTCCGCGAGCGTGCGGGAGCTGACGTGGAAGGAGTTCGACCGCGCCGTGCAGCAACTGGCCGGCTCCATCCTCAAGTCGTTCCAGCCGGAGGCCGTGGTGGGCGTGGTCCACGGCGGCGTGTTCGTGGGCGGGGCGCTGTCGTCGGCGCTCGGCTGCGAGTTCTTCCCGGTGCGCATCAGCCGGCGCAGCCGCGACCGCCAGAGCGAGCCCCGCGCGAAGAAGGGCGGCAACCCGACGCTCAGCGGGGTGATGCCGC includes these proteins:
- a CDS encoding phosphoribosyltransferase, whose amino-acid sequence is MNDGRRVDVATARGSGYDGPAPQPELTAVATKRAAPGPKAQGKSKPTAKSSSKKPSLLSRLARKRKSGKEQAQKLVSIPADMVLAPQVEAPRHPTGKDQSRRRSASVRELTWKEFDRAVQQLAGSILKSFQPEAVVGVVHGGVFVGGALSSALGCEFFPVRISRRSRDRQSEPRAKKGGNPTLSGVMPRELKGRRVLIVDDVASSGDTLEMATALALEVGAREVSTACLVAKPEGFAPDFQGLTTEALVVFPWDYEPVTGDARFEEDPDKAGA